TTAGAAATTGGAAATTGGACATTAGAAATTAGTATATATCCCGTCCCCATAGCTCTCCGCCGGCTGGCGGAGGATAGAGCAACAGCCTTCTAAGCTGTTTTCACGATATTTTTGTCCCCATAGCTCTCCGCCGGCTGGCGGAGGATAGAGCAACAGCCTTCTAAGCTGTTTTCACGATATTTTTGTCCCCATAGCTCAACGGATAGAGCAACAGCCTTCTAAGCTGTGGATGAGGGTTCGATTCCTTCTGGGGACACAACGTACAAAACGTTAATTCGCTTTGCGAATTGTACGTTTTTACGTTGTAGGAACGCCACGAAAGTCGCGTTACCACGACCACGTGGTTTACGTGATAAAATTGCAAATTGATGTCTAAACGGGGGTACGGAACAAATCTTTTTGACTGCTGTTTAGACACTAGACCTTAGACCTTAGACTTTTAGTACGTTTTTCCGGGGTGTGGTGCAATGGTTAACATGCGTGCTTTGGGAGCACGAGACTCCGGGTTCGAGTCCCGGCACCCCGACCAATATGGGCCTATAGTCTAGTGGCATGACGTGGCATTCGCATTGCCAAGGCGGGAGTTCGATTCTCCCTAGGTCCACATCAATTAAAATATTATGGCTACCCCTAAGGGTAGCTTTTGTGATATCATAGAATTGGCTATGGAAGATAATACCAAATTAATCCTTAGGGAAACCACTGTTGCAGATGATTATAATGCGGCTATTAGCGGCGATTTTTTTACACCCCTAAGTCAGACTTGGTCATACGGCTTATGGCAAAGGATTTCACACCGCAACCTGAAAAATTTTATTATTCAGGATGACTCCGAAATTTTAGGCGGGTTTCAATTGTTGCAATACCCCCTCCCCTTTAAGCTGAGCTACTTATACATACCCCATGGGCCAGTCTTAAAAAAAGAGCTGTCTCAAGCACAAGAAAATAATCTTTTAGGCCTATTACAAAAACTCACTCGAGAGAGTCATGCTATTTTTCTTAGGATTGATTGCTGGCCCAAAAAATTAAAAACATTACCCAATAAAATTTGGCGAGAAGCTCCTGACTATACCTATCATGGAGCCTTCTTTCAACCACGTTTTGAATGGATGCTTGATTTGCGCCAAAAAAAAGAAACGCTTTTGGCTAAAATGCACCCTCACTGCCGTTATAATATAAAACTTGCCGAGAAAAAAGGCGTGCAAATTAAAAAAATCGTCGGCACCGACTTAGTCAATTATTTCCCCATTTTTTACGCTTTAATGGTAGAAACTTCAAGGCGAGACGGTTTCGGTCTCCATCCCAAAGATTATTATAAGAGCCTTTTTGAGACGGGCCAAAATAATATAGAGCTTTTCTTTGCCCAATATGACGAGCAATATTTAGCCGTTGATTTGATTTATTATGAAGGTAATGTGGCCAATTGGGTATTCGGTGGGTCAAGCAATAGCTATAGAAATCTAAAGTCCACATTTCTTTTACAATGGCAATCTATTCTGAGCGCGCAAGAAAAGGGTTATAAATATTATACTTTCGGCGGAGCCTTTAATCCTGAATATCCGACCCTTTATACCAGCTATAAAGGCATTACAGATTATAAGAGAAATTATGGCGGTCTTTATCTAAACTACAATGCTGCTTATATTTTTTCTCCGAGACCAGTATTAAATTATTTCTATAATCTTAGGCGTCTATTAAAAAATCATTTTTAATAAAATTATGTCTATCTTAAAAAAAATAAAAAAATTAATTGCTACCCCCTACCATTATTTTATTCCAGTGATAGGAAGTCTGGTATACGGCAAGCCCTCCAATAAAATGATTATTATTGGCATTACCGGTACCAAGGGTAAAACCTCAGCCGCTAATTATATTTGGTCTGTGTTAACAGCAGCCGGGCATAAAACTGGATTAATTGGCACGGCTAATATTCGCATAGGAGAAGAAGAATCTATGAATCCGTACCATATGACTATGCCAGGGAGAACCATTATTCAGAGCTTGCTCAAGAAGATGCTAGACAATGGTTGCGAGTATGCTGTTGTAGAAACCACTTCGGAAGGAATAAAACAATGGCGGCATAAGGCTATCAATTACGATACGGCTATCTTTACTAATCTCTCCCCGGAACATTTAGATGCTCATGGAAGCTATGAGAATTATAAAAAAGCTAAAGGACAATTATTTGAAATGTTGGCAAGGCTTCCCCGAAAAACTCTAAAGGGCAAAAAAATACCTAAAACTATTATTGCCAATATAGACGATAAAGAAGCTGACTATTATTTGCATTTTAAGGCAGACCAAAAAATTACTTTTGGCATCAATACCAAAGCAGATATTCAGGCCAAACAAATAAAGTTAGCCCCATTCTCCAGTGAATTTATGGTAGACGGTTTAAATTACAAATTAAACCTTCCCGGAGATTTTAATATTTACAACGCGCTCGCAGCCATGGCTGTCGCCAAAAATTTTTCTTTACCCCAATCGGCTACTATAAAAGGTTTAGCAGACTTACGCACTATTCCTGGTCGTATGGAAAAAATTGACGCTGGTCAAAATTTCATAGCCTTAGTGGACTATGCCCATGAAGAAAAAAGCATGATCGCCGCGCTCACTGCAGTTAAAGGGATGACGGATGGTAAAGTAATTGTCCTCTTAGGGGCTGAAGGCGGGGGGCGAGACAAGGCAAAAAGACCTGCCATGGGTAAAGTAGCAGGAGAATTAGCTGACTATGTTGTCATCAGCAATGTTGACCCTTATGAAGATGACCCCAAGCTCATAATTGAGGATATCGCTGTTGCGACTGAAGCATCAGGCAAAAAAGAAGGAATAGATTTATTTAGGATAGAAGATAGACGCGCTGGCATTGCCAAAGCACTGGGCCTAGCAAATAAAGATGACGTAGTTTTAATTACAGGCAAGGGAGCCGAACAATTTATAACCATAAGCGGAACGCGCTCGCCTTGGGATGATAGGCAAGTAGTTACAGAAGAAATAAAAAAATTATTACGCTAAAAACAAAAACCACCTTCACCAGGTGGTTTTTTAATGTGTTATCTTTTTGCCTAGTTATAGATACCCTCGACGCGCAAATAGAAGAATCGGAAATACGTGTATGGCAAATATAATCGTACTCCTTTCCTTAATTTACATTGTTTTTATATTCATCTTGTCGGTGGGCCTAGATTGAAGTGATAAAATAATGGGAAAAATAATCATAACGTTTTTACTTTTTACTAAATGGCTGTATTAACAAAAAATAAAATTAGTTGCCGTCTGAATAAAAATAGATGTAGCGCACAATAATTTTACAATAATTAGCTGCGGACTATTTTGAAAATTGGCGCCCTCTTATGTAAATTCTCTACCCCGCCCCCTCCTTCTGACATTAAAACAATTTCGATAGCTTTTAGGCATGCTCTTAGCTTCTTATCTTAGACCGTATTTATCCGTTTTTCTGGCGGACTTTCAGCAAATTAAAAAAATAGCATACCTGTTAATAAGGTCGGTATTATAAACAGGTTCCGTCAATACATAAAATTACCTATAAAGAGATTGGACTACTACCGGCTTATTAGATAACTACAAAATTCCCCATCTTGCCTATCAACTCAAAACCATCTCCGGTTCGCAACAACAGGTGCATTATTAAATACAATGTTTTATATTATGTCAATAAGTATAAGTCTAACTGGCAATTATGCTTAGACTGGCTATAGGCAAAAGAGAATGTCGCAAAATAATGTGAAACATGTTTCACACTGTGTAACATGTTTCACACTCCCTTAATGTTTCACGTGAAACATTAAGTATGCTAAAAACACCAAAAAAGTGTTTCACGTGAAACAATTCACACCGTGTAACATGTTTCACACCTAAAAAGTGTTTCACGTGAAACATTACAATGTTTATTTAGTAATAATTGTTTCACGTGAAACATTAATATAATTAAAATAGGTTAATAAGCAAAGTATGTCTTTATAAAATACTAAAAAACTAAAAAGTTATCCACAGCGTTTATAACCTGTGTATAATTATGTATATAATGGTTTAAATTTTTTGTTGTTGACTTTTCTGTGCTAATAATTCAAAATAAAAAATAAGAATCAAGTTAATTTTATTTCCAAATAAAATATGGCCAGAAATAAAACATCTATTGGATGCGCTTTGGAAACGCAGGCCTGCCTTTACTTGACAAAAAATGGTTATGATATTATAGATAGGAATTTTAGAATGCCTTTTGGAGAGATAGATATAATCGCCAAAGACAGACAAGCTCAGGAATTGGTTTTTGTTGAGGTAAAGGGCATGACTATTAATTCCGATTTAGATAAGAACAACAGGGCAAAACCGGAAGACCATTTCACTGCAACCAAAATACAAAGATTAAAGAAAATCATAATGGCATATCTGAATAATAAAAATCACGCAGGAATAAGGTATTATGACACTCCTTGGAGAGTTGATCTGATAGCTATTGAATCAAGCCCTGCCGGGACCATTTTAAATCTTAATCATTATAAAAATCTTTACATTCCCTTCGGCTAGATAATTGACATTTGGGAAGGATTTGGTATAATGTTTTCGTAAGTTAAAACCGTTACGGAGAGTTTTTATTTCCATCACGGGTCGCCTAAAGCGACTCGTTTTGTTTAAAGGACTCTCATAAAAATATAAATTTTAATAAATGCTCTCATTCCTAACCGATTATTAAAAAAACAATTATGGAATTAAAAGATATATACTCTTATTTTTTAACTTAACTATTAANNNNNNNNNNNNNNNNNNNNNNNNNNNNNNNNNNNNNNNNNNNNNNNNNNNNNNNNNNNNNNNNNNNNNNNNNNNNNNNNNNNNNNNNNNNNNNNNNNNNTTATGGATTTAAAAAATATAAACGTGGCAATTGATCAAATTGCCGCTGAAAAAAATTTAGATAAGGAAGTCGTCATTCAAGCAGTCAAAGACTCTCTGGCCTCTGCCTATAAAAAAGAATATCGTCAGAAAGGAGAGACAATCCGTTGCGAATTTGATACGGTCTCAGGTGAAATGCAATTTTGGCAAATTAAAAATGTGGTAGAACCGTCAATGCTCAAGAGCGCAGAAGAAATTGCCAAAGAGGAAAGCGGAGAGGTGATTGCAGACGCTGATGATTTGAAAATTAGATTTAATCCTGATCGCCATATTCTCTTAGAGGAAGCCAAACAATATGAACCGAATGTAAAAGTAGGAGAAACCATTGCCTTTAGCCTGCCACCAGCAGAAGAAGGATTCAGCAGAATCGCCGCCCAAACAGCCAAACAAGTTATTCTGCAAAAATTGCATGAGGCCGAAAAAGAATCAGTGCTCAGTAACTTTAAAGGATTAGAAGAAACACTCATTAGCGGCGTTATTCAAAGAATAGAGGGAAGTAATATTTATATCGATTTGGGCAAGGCAACTGGTATTTTGTTTGCCAAAGAGGCTATTCCTCATGAAAAATTAAGAGTAGGGCAACGCAAAAAATTTATGATCATGGCTATAGAGGATAGAATACAAGGGCCATCGGTTCTTTTAACTAGATTGGGCAATAAATTTATCAGCCTGCTCTTTGAAAGCGAGGTTCCCGAAATAAAAGAAAATCTAGTCACTATCAAATCCCTAGCGCGCGAACCCGGCGAAAGAACTAAGCTAGCAGTAACGGCCAATGAAGGGGGCATTGACCCCATTGGGGCTTGCGTAGGCCAAAAGGGGACGAGAATAGCTACTATAATAGAAGAACTGGGCGGAGAAAAGATTGATATTATCGAATACTCTGAAGAACCCGGAAAATATGTGGCCCAAGCTTTAAGCCCTGCCGAAGTAAAGGAATTTGAAATTTTGCCAAACGAAAGAGAAGTAAGGGTTTATGTGCCCCAAGATCAAATTTCTTTGGCTATTGGACGCGGAGGCCAAAACGTTCGCTTAGCAGCTAAATTAACCGGCTGGAGAATTGATGTTAGGTCTCTCGCCACTCCCGACCAAACTATTACTGGCGGTCAGTCAGAAGAATCCTCAGACATGGATAGCGAGGAAGACACAGAAGCTGCCGATAAAGAAGGTGAGGTCGTCTCTGAAGCTGATATACAGGAATAATGTTAAATTGGTTAGGGTTATTTGCTAATAAATCAAAACAACAAATTATACTATGAACTTTAACATAAAAGAATTAGCTAAATCGCAGATAGAAGTTAGTTTTGTTTTAACTCCGGAAGACCTAAAGCCATACTTGGAACAAGCCCTTAAAGATATAGCCAAGGATTCCTCTATAGCAGGCTATCGACCAGGTAAGGCTCCTGCAAGTTTAATTAAAGATAAGGTTGATCCGGTAACTCTTTTAGAAGAGGGCGCCGAAAAGGCTATTAGAGATATTTGGCCCAAGACGGCTGAAGAGCAACAGATTGACGGGGTCGGCTCTCCTAAGGTGGAGATTACTAAAATCGCTCCTGACAACAATCTAGAATTTAAAGTAACTGTAGACATTATGCCGAAAATAACGCTTCCCGATTTAAAAGAAATCGTGGCGCCTTTAGGCAAAGAGAAAACTATTAGCAAAGTAGAAAAAATAGAAATAGAAGACAGCTTACAATGGCTCTCCGATTCTCGAGCGATTACTACTAAGGTTGAGCGTGGAGCTGAAAATGGCGACCTTGTAAATATTAGCTTCAAAACTTTCAATGAGGGCAAAGAATTGGAAGACAGTCAATCAGATAATTACCCTTTGATTTTAGGAAAAGGTCATTTTCTTGATGGATTTGAAAAGGCCATTATAGGCTTGAAGGCAGGCGAGGAAAAAAGTTTTTCTGTCATAGCTCCCGCTGATTATTGGGAAGAAAATCTTAGAGGTAAAACTTTAGATTTCCAAGTAAAAGTAAATGAAGTTATGGAAAGAAAATTGCCGGAGCTTAATGATGAGTTTGCCAAAACTCTGGGGCAATTTGAAAGCTTAGAAGATTTAAAGAAAAGCATTGAGGAGGGCATAAAGGGAGAGAAGGACAGGGCCGAGAGCGAAAGAATTAGAAATTTAATCCTAAAGAACATTGCCGATAAAGTAACCATTGATTTGCCAGATTCTTTGGTAAACGGAGAGCTGCAAGCAATGTTGCACGATTTAAAACACCAATGCGAAGACCATGGTCTTTCTTTTGAAGATTATTTAAAGCAGGTGAAAAAAACAGAAGAAGAAATAACTAAGGATTTGAAAGAAAATGCCAGTATTAAGGCTAAGGCTGATTTAATTCTGAGGGCTATAGCCAAAGAACAAAAAATTACTGCCAATGAAGATGAAGTTAGCGTGGCCGTCACCGAGGTCTTGCGGTCTATGGGGGAAGAAACCAGCGAGTTAAACAGCGATGATATCAAACTGTATGCCAAGGAGGTGGTAATTAGAAGAAAAACTTGGGAATATTTAGAAAGTTTTTTACCACAAGAGGGTGTTAAAGTGACAGAGGCCGAAACTACTCAAAGCCAAAAAGATGCTGTATAATATAGGCATATGAAACAAACTAATCCTCAAATGGAATATTTGGTTCCCACTGTCATAGAAAAATCGGCTTATGGAGAGCGAGCTTATGACATCTACTCTCGACTCTTAGAAGATAGAATAGTGTTTTTGGGCGGCGCTATAAACGATGCAGTAGCCAATACCGTAATAGCGCAAATGCTTTTCTTGGACCATAAGGACCCTAATAAAGAAATGGTAATGTATATTAATAGCCCCGGCGGGGAAGTAAATGCCGCTTTGGCTATTTATGACACTATGCAATTTGTAAAATCCCCAGTCAGCACTATTTGCGTTGGGTTAGCTGCTTCGGCAGCAGCGGTAATTTTGAGTGCTGGAGCCAAAGGAAAAAGATTCGCTTTGCCTAACAGCGAAATTATGATTCACCAGGTAGCCATGGAAGGGGTCGGCGGCCAAGCCTCAGAGATAGAGATTACTGCGAAAGAAATTATCAAAATAAAGGCGCGTTTAAATGACGTCCTCTCTAAACATACAGGACAAAATATAAAAAAGATAGAAAAGGACACTGATAGAGATTATTTTATGTCAGCTGATGAGGCCAAACAATACGGTTTAATAGATCAAATTATAAAAACCAAAAAGTGGTCTTAAAGGCCACTTTTTCTTTTATTATTTAAACTTATAATATGAGTATAGAAAATCCCACGAGCTACGGAACCGATGAGAAGGAAGAAAAAGGTAGTACCATTGTCGCCAAAAGCGGTTTTAAACCGAAGCCCGAAGATCATTCTCATGATGGTGTAGACGATAAATATTTAGGAGAATATGAAAAAACGGCTTTCAAGGAGATGAAAAAGGATATGTACCAAAGAATGACTGAGGCTACTTCCGCAGATGAAATAGAAAAATTAAATAACAGTTTAATAAAAACCCAAGAGGCTGTGGCTGAAGATGTTCGTCACGCGAAGAAACTCTCATGGAAGGAAAGAAAACAATATAATATCTATAAAACCAAGGATGCGGAAAAAGCAGCGTTTATAAAAAATGGCGTACCCAATACAGTAATAGAAGAGGCTGCTCAAGAAAATTTGGATAAAGCTACTGCAGAGCTGGATAAAGTTGGGTCTAGAATTGCAGATTTACAGACTGAGAAAAATAAACAAGCTTTAAATCAAGATTCTGATGGCATTGGTAAAAGTGCTGAACAATTAAAACCATTAGAGCAGCAACAGGCTGACCTGGAGAAAAGCCAATGGAAAGCGGATTGGGGAATTGACGAAAAAAATAAAATAAAGGAAGACATTGCCAACACGGAAAAATCTAGAACCTTAGCTGATGCTGAATTTTTAAAGCAGGGTGCCGAATATGATAAAGAAACAGGGGAGAGATTGGAGTTTACTAATGAGCAAATTGAAGCGGCTAGATTAGAAATGAGTAGAAATTTAGAAGAGCAAATGAAGGCGAAAAAATCGGGATCATTATCACCCGAAGAAATTGCCAAGATAGGAAAAGAAAGGAAACTTTTAGAAGCTGAATTGATTAAACATGGCGCCAAATATGAAATTGGAGAAAATGGAGAAAAGCAATTAATTCTTACTCAAGATCAAATTAGCCAGGCGAATAATGAAATGAAAAAAGCTTTAGAAGGAATTGCTAAAGAAAGCCCTGATAAAAAAGTTGAAGGGAACCAATCAAAAGTAGAAACAGCTAAAAACAAGGTCGAGGATATTACAAATACTGCATCTAAAAAAGAAACTAAAGGGGAAGAATCTGATAATAAAGCAGTTGAATCTAAAGCTGGAAAAGCCACTAAATGGGAACTACCGGGATGGGTAAAAACGCTTGCAAATGGAATTGCAGGAGTATTTCTTATACTTTTCGCTTCTCTCTTTGGTTTTATGGAAAAACAACTGGGAAAGAAAAAAGGGAAATAGAATCAAAAAACCTTCTCTAACGGAAGGTTTTTTGATTTATAACTAGGAGCGGCGGATGGGACTCGGACCCACGACCTCCTCCTTGGCAAGGAGGCGTTCTACCACTGAACTACCACCGCTAATAGCTTTTTTAATATACACTAAAAGGCTTAAAAGGACAAGTCCTTTAAATACAAATGTTTAAGTGGCTATGCCTTTGCGAGAGAAAATATTTTCTAAAATAAAAATATAATTTCTGCCTCTAAGGGTTATCAAGCCTTAGAATTACAACACAGTTATAGTTACCGTCAACTTGACTTGAGCCTAAAATGCTTTAATATTTTAGAGTAAGGTTATTAATCTTGAACCGCGCAATTATGAATGACGATATACTTAAAGGGTTAAAGCACAAATTAATAGAGGAGAAAGAGACCTTAGAATCAGACCTAGCTAAATTTGCCGAGAGAAATAAAAAGGCAGGCGATTTTGAAACTAAATTCCCCAACTATGGAAGGAGCGAAGAGGATAATGAATCTGAAATTATTACCTACACTACTTTGAAAAATATAGAAGAGGCTATTGAAACGAGGCTGCAAGAAATTAAAGAAGCCCTATTAAGAATATCCAAAAAGACCTATGGGGTCTGCCTTCAATGCAAAAAAGAAATAGAAATAGAAAAACTCAATACCAATCCAACTACTTTAGTTTGCCGAGAATGCCAATTAAAAAATAAAAAATGAATGCAATCATCAACTCAGCTGCTTTGACGGGTCTGGAGGCTCAAGAAGTAAGGGTTGAGGTTGATGTTAATAATGGGTTGCATAATTTTTCTATTATCGGACTGCCTGATGCTGCTATCAAAGAGGCAAAAGATAGGATAGCGACAGCCATCAAAAATTCTGGGGCTAAGTCGCCGATGAATTGCAACCAAAGAATTGTTATTAATTTGGCCCCAGCTGATCTGAAAAAAGAAGGTTCGGGATACGATGTGGCCATGGCAATCGGCTATTTGTTAAGTTCAAAACAGATAGCTTTTTTTAGTTCTGCCAAAATATTGTTTCTTGGAGAACTGGCTCTAGACGGCAAACTAAGGTCGGTAAAGGGAGTTATCACTTACGCTCTCTTGGCCGAGCGGTTACACTACGATTATATTGTTGTTCCTAAAGATAGCGGCAATGAAGCTGCCACTGTTTGCGAGGCGACCAAAGTAATAGCCCCAGAGAATCTAAAGGAATTAATTAACTGGCTAGAAGGAAATTCTGAAATAAAACCGCTGGCGCCAATAGAACCAGCGTCATTACTAAATAATAAAATTGTTTACAGCCCTGATTTTGCCGATATTAAAGGACAGAATAAAGCCAAAAGGGGACTAGAAATAGCGGCGGCGGGAGGACATAATTTGCTTCTCATCGGCCCCCCAGGGACAGGAAAAACTTTATTGGCTAAGGCGTTTAGAAGTATCCTTCCCCCCTTGAGTGTCTCCGAAGCTTTAGAAATAACCAATATTTACAGCGTAGCCGGACTTCTGCCTAAAGACATACCGCTTATCGTAGAAAGACCTTTCCGCTCACCGCACCATACGAGCTCGGATATTGCCATGGTGGGAGGAGGAGCCAATGCCCTACCAGGAGAAATAAGTTTGAGCCATAGGGGAGTGCTCTTTTTAGACGAATTGCCAGAATTTAATCGTAATGTATTAGAAACATTAAGACAGCCATTAGAGGAGGGGCACATTACCATTAGCAGGGCCGCTAGGCGTTTGGACTATCCCAGCAACTTTATTCTCATTGCCTCTATGAATCCTTGCCCTTGCGGTTGGTATAAAGACCCGCAACATGAATGCCGCTGTTCTATGAACGATATTTTAAGATATCGCAAGAAAATTTCTGGTCCGCTACTGGACAGAATCGATATGCGCATAGAGGCTCCTCGTTTAGATTATGCCAAAATAAATAATGACAACACTGTAGTAGAGGAGTCTTCCTCGGCCATCAGACAGAGAGTAATCCAGGCAAGACAAAAACAAAATGAACGGTTCAAAAATACCAAAATTCGTACTAATAGTGAAATGGATAGTAAAGATATAAAAAATTATTGTTGCCTAGATGCGGAAACGCAAAAATTTATGGAACGCATTGTTGACCAGTACG
The nucleotide sequence above comes from Candidatus Paceibacterota bacterium. Encoded proteins:
- a CDS encoding UDP-N-acetylmuramoyl-L-alanyl-D-glutamate--2,6-diaminopimelate ligase, which produces MSILKKIKKLIATPYHYFIPVIGSLVYGKPSNKMIIIGITGTKGKTSAANYIWSVLTAAGHKTGLIGTANIRIGEEESMNPYHMTMPGRTIIQSLLKKMLDNGCEYAVVETTSEGIKQWRHKAINYDTAIFTNLSPEHLDAHGSYENYKKAKGQLFEMLARLPRKTLKGKKIPKTIIANIDDKEADYYLHFKADQKITFGINTKADIQAKQIKLAPFSSEFMVDGLNYKLNLPGDFNIYNALAAMAVAKNFSLPQSATIKGLADLRTIPGRMEKIDAGQNFIALVDYAHEEKSMIAALTAVKGMTDGKVIVLLGAEGGGRDKAKRPAMGKVAGELADYVVISNVDPYEDDPKLIIEDIAVATEASGKKEGIDLFRIEDRRAGIAKALGLANKDDVVLITGKGAEQFITISGTRSPWDDRQVVTEEIKKLLR
- a CDS encoding TraR/DksA C4-type zinc finger protein gives rise to the protein MNDDILKGLKHKLIEEKETLESDLAKFAERNKKAGDFETKFPNYGRSEEDNESEIITYTTLKNIEEAIETRLQEIKEALLRISKKTYGVCLQCKKEIEIEKLNTNPTTLVCRECQLKNKK
- a CDS encoding peptidoglycan bridge formation glycyltransferase FemA/FemB family protein is translated as MATPKGSFCDIIELAMEDNTKLILRETTVADDYNAAISGDFFTPLSQTWSYGLWQRISHRNLKNFIIQDDSEILGGFQLLQYPLPFKLSYLYIPHGPVLKKELSQAQENNLLGLLQKLTRESHAIFLRIDCWPKKLKTLPNKIWREAPDYTYHGAFFQPRFEWMLDLRQKKETLLAKMHPHCRYNIKLAEKKGVQIKKIVGTDLVNYFPIFYALMVETSRRDGFGLHPKDYYKSLFETGQNNIELFFAQYDEQYLAVDLIYYEGNVANWVFGGSSNSYRNLKSTFLLQWQSILSAQEKGYKYYTFGGAFNPEYPTLYTSYKGITDYKRNYGGLYLNYNAAYIFSPRPVLNYFYNLRRLLKNHF
- a CDS encoding ATP-dependent Clp protease proteolytic subunit translates to MKQTNPQMEYLVPTVIEKSAYGERAYDIYSRLLEDRIVFLGGAINDAVANTVIAQMLFLDHKDPNKEMVMYINSPGGEVNAALAIYDTMQFVKSPVSTICVGLAASAAAVILSAGAKGKRFALPNSEIMIHQVAMEGVGGQASEIEITAKEIIKIKARLNDVLSKHTGQNIKKIEKDTDRDYFMSADEAKQYGLIDQIIKTKKWS
- a CDS encoding YifB family Mg chelatase-like AAA ATPase; amino-acid sequence: MNAIINSAALTGLEAQEVRVEVDVNNGLHNFSIIGLPDAAIKEAKDRIATAIKNSGAKSPMNCNQRIVINLAPADLKKEGSGYDVAMAIGYLLSSKQIAFFSSAKILFLGELALDGKLRSVKGVITYALLAERLHYDYIVVPKDSGNEAATVCEATKVIAPENLKELINWLEGNSEIKPLAPIEPASLLNNKIVYSPDFADIKGQNKAKRGLEIAAAGGHNLLLIGPPGTGKTLLAKAFRSILPPLSVSEALEITNIYSVAGLLPKDIPLIVERPFRSPHHTSSDIAMVGGGANALPGEISLSHRGVLFLDELPEFNRNVLETLRQPLEEGHITISRAARRLDYPSNFILIASMNPCPCGWYKDPQHECRCSMNDILRYRKKISGPLLDRIDMRIEAPRLDYAKINNDNTVVEESSSAIRQRVIQARQKQNERFKNTKIRTNSEMDSKDIKNYCCLDAETQKFMERIVDQYGLSGRSYHRLLKLSRTIADLEESKDIKLPHLAEAVQFRDSELLNN
- a CDS encoding YraN family protein encodes the protein MARNKTSIGCALETQACLYLTKNGYDIIDRNFRMPFGEIDIIAKDRQAQELVFVEVKGMTINSDLDKNNRAKPEDHFTATKIQRLKKIIMAYLNNKNHAGIRYYDTPWRVDLIAIESSPAGTILNLNHYKNLYIPFG
- the tig gene encoding trigger factor, giving the protein MNFNIKELAKSQIEVSFVLTPEDLKPYLEQALKDIAKDSSIAGYRPGKAPASLIKDKVDPVTLLEEGAEKAIRDIWPKTAEEQQIDGVGSPKVEITKIAPDNNLEFKVTVDIMPKITLPDLKEIVAPLGKEKTISKVEKIEIEDSLQWLSDSRAITTKVERGAENGDLVNISFKTFNEGKELEDSQSDNYPLILGKGHFLDGFEKAIIGLKAGEEKSFSVIAPADYWEENLRGKTLDFQVKVNEVMERKLPELNDEFAKTLGQFESLEDLKKSIEEGIKGEKDRAESERIRNLILKNIADKVTIDLPDSLVNGELQAMLHDLKHQCEDHGLSFEDYLKQVKKTEEEITKDLKENASIKAKADLILRAIAKEQKITANEDEVSVAVTEVLRSMGEETSELNSDDIKLYAKEVVIRRKTWEYLESFLPQEGVKVTEAETTQSQKDAV
- the nusA gene encoding transcription termination factor NusA, giving the protein MDLKNINVAIDQIAAEKNLDKEVVIQAVKDSLASAYKKEYRQKGETIRCEFDTVSGEMQFWQIKNVVEPSMLKSAEEIAKEESGEVIADADDLKIRFNPDRHILLEEAKQYEPNVKVGETIAFSLPPAEEGFSRIAAQTAKQVILQKLHEAEKESVLSNFKGLEETLISGVIQRIEGSNIYIDLGKATGILFAKEAIPHEKLRVGQRKKFMIMAIEDRIQGPSVLLTRLGNKFISLLFESEVPEIKENLVTIKSLAREPGERTKLAVTANEGGIDPIGACVGQKGTRIATIIEELGGEKIDIIEYSEEPGKYVAQALSPAEVKEFEILPNEREVRVYVPQDQISLAIGRGGQNVRLAAKLTGWRIDVRSLATPDQTITGGQSEESSDMDSEEDTEAADKEGEVVSEADIQE